Proteins encoded in a region of the Suncus etruscus isolate mSunEtr1 chromosome 1, mSunEtr1.pri.cur, whole genome shotgun sequence genome:
- the LOC126006684 gene encoding olfactory receptor 2K2-like: MRGTNLSTGTEFVLLGLQENHALELILFMCCLGIYSVSVLGNSLLIVLNMLDPHLNTPMYFFLSNLSFIDICGTSAFVPLMLVNFLKVQKTISFPGCALQMFLTLGMGSTECLLLAVMAYDRYVAICQPLRYPELMNMRICIRMAVLSWGTGFSNSLLQSVFTWSLPFCGHHVINHFFCELLAMLKLACGDISLNALLILVTAVILTLPPFLLICLSYIFILATIFRVPSAAGRRKAFSTCSAHLNVVVIFYGALIFMYFKPKAKNPQWDKMIALFYGIVTPSLNPIIYSLRNAEVKAAALALLRGDLLSRKLSQLSCWNPVHSG, from the coding sequence ATGAGGGGGACAAACCTCAGCACTGGGACAGAGTTTGTCCTGCTGGGGCTCCAGGAGAACCACGCTCTCGAGTTGATCCTGTTCATGTGCTGCCTCGGCATCTACTCTGTGAGTGTGCTGGGAAACTCCCTCCTCATTGTGCTAAACATGCTGGACCCCCATCTGAacacccccatgtacttcttcctcagcAACCTTTCCTTCATAGACATCTGTGGCACCTCTGCCTTTGTGCCTCTCATGCTAGTCAACTTCCTGAAAGTTCAGAAGACCATCTCCTTCCCTGGCTGTGCCCTACAGATGTTCCTCACTTTGGGAATGGGCTCCACAGAGTGCTTGCTCCTTGCTGTGATGGCCTATGAtcgctatgtggccatctgcCAGCCACTGAGGTACCCAGAGCTCATGAACATGAGGATATGTATACGGATGGCTGTGCTGAGCTGGGGAACAGGGTTCAGTAACTCACTGCTGCAGTCTGTGTTCACCTGGAGCCTCCCCTTCTGTGGCCACCATGTCATCAACCACTTCTTCTGTGAGTTATTGGCAATGCTCAAACTGGCCTGTGGGGACATCTCCCTAAATGCCCTACTAATATTAGTGACCGCAGTGATCCTGACATTGCCCCCTTTTCTGCTCATCTGCCTGTCCTACATCTTTATCTTGGCCACAATCTTTAGGGTTCCTTCTGCTGCAGGCCGGCGCAAAGCTTTCTCCACCTGTTCTGCCCACCTCAATGTGGTTGTCATTTTCTATGGAGCCCTCATATTCATGTACTTCAAACCCAAGGCTAAGAATCCCCAGTGGGATAAGATGATTGCTTTATTCTATGGGATCGTGACCCCCTCCCTAAATCCCATCATCTACAGCCTGCGTAACGCAGAAGTAAAAGCTGCTGCTTTGGCGCTGTTGCGGGGAGACCTGCTCTCCAGGAAGCTGTCCCAGCTCTCCTGCTGGAATCCTGTGCACTCAGGCTAA